The Sporocytophaga myxococcoides DSM 11118 genome window below encodes:
- a CDS encoding OmpH family outer membrane protein, giving the protein MNKRSYIIIFSLVIFLSGIISYGVSKFTSPKIGYVRSGELVKNFEGMKEAKNIYKSKMEKWQANIDTLQGDYRSAVSKYTNDLPGLSKKEKEERELYLGKQEQGIRDYVKSLEEKAKEEDEKMTQAVLNQINSYIKEYGENHGYDVILGLTQEGNVLYGNDSKDITEDLLKGINDWYKNKEEQK; this is encoded by the coding sequence ATGAATAAGCGTAGTTACATCATCATTTTCTCTTTAGTAATTTTTCTTTCAGGAATTATTAGTTATGGAGTCTCCAAATTTACAAGTCCTAAAATCGGTTATGTCCGTTCCGGAGAACTGGTAAAGAACTTCGAAGGAATGAAGGAAGCCAAGAATATCTATAAATCCAAAATGGAAAAATGGCAGGCCAATATAGATACACTTCAGGGAGACTACAGAAGTGCAGTAAGTAAGTATACCAACGATCTTCCCGGCCTAAGCAAAAAAGAAAAAGAAGAAAGGGAATTATACCTTGGCAAGCAGGAGCAGGGCATAAGGGATTATGTCAAATCACTTGAGGAGAAGGCAAAAGAAGAAGATGAAAAAATGACCCAGGCTGTTTTGAATCAGATCAATTCTTACATAAAAGAATATGGTGAGAATCATGGTTACGATGTGATTCTTGGATTGACACAGGAAGGTAATGTCCTCTATGGAAATGACTCCAAAGATATTACAGAAGATCTTCTTAAAGGGATTAATGACTGGTATAAAAATAAGGAAGAGCAAAAATGA
- a CDS encoding gliding motility-associated C-terminal domain-containing protein: MLNFLVLSDSCKKQSFFFLRIIFASIFWAFTGYCNAGTFTWRNPSISSEWENPLNWSGSVGSTVPVDVNNKVAFIPTDEVIIVLSNNIPVLNSNQTVGVFRVNSGGLRINNEFNLNVSGNLIIAGGTSVLGIGGTITAGSQAVPVLVSIGYTSVETTIESFLDLNVNILNLYRNSFKGLVKIKHHGGIGTTNTGGNTYSEATTFESAGSSLFRIANTNITGLTERFVKDLTIKITSTGGGFDTYTDICYFDGNLILENTASTFGIRFGTATIAKGLSKLASGKVISIQNFSKGYLMLANFNQEGSTSQTLSLSEEAGIILGVNSVYDGILACTASVVRIDGGVYNSDVNIISKSSGNTTSTGTARFNGSFTFDNQGTGTCYLSTNSGNNYTYRGTTTFINSNKGYIEVSNYPGSMSTFSGLAKFENKGTAGDIRLGNAGTVELNGDVELRSSSPGNIFIGYNGTINLENNVKLLVPEDSYISGGLYLGNVIQKDATDQEIKLTGTSKFIFYGNGIYKGKIVVESPDLYINNGTFNGIVELTKSGISSNNSNGTVVFESDFLLNNKGTIGIGSVNTGNYTFKGNCTFNNLGAGSLYISQYGTSTFKPKDGESNKLIRLYNAQSGSLNLGLNGPVNVDADIMITNLSSGFVSFGTYTPSVVNLSTDSHINIESFPSGYLSLSSLKQMEEGVYPDINLSLPSARFSIGSSDIKSKLTVVCNNMSYSLTQFHNVTTFTVTNNICCNDNISYGGSVFDKDYTLTNAGGRNFYLGSNSGDIYYGNVVFNKNVSTGTIFPSNKGISEYYGNVTYNVLSGSPDYFGYQGGTTVFKGSNQQVISSNFGTLSFWGGVKIDKENNHVTLNTILNVGCPITFVKGNFITTPNFYFRINNPVSISGASNQSYIDGKVRRYGAGIFTFPVGKNGKYRPVTISDPVTIVSDIYLEYFNESPVGSTFTSPLMDVSECEYWNVNTITPIGNYTPYAISLGWDADACTPINPNVISVARYVSGAWKSEGNNNVTANYDIGTVTSNAANFLGNYNFTLGYRSKAFINTYNVNATTYKVTAGAEKFKVPYFTSGYNGTNNGVVKIHPDLNSTSVLVDINEGTTNASYNLELQTNASSNFTKVSGKKNGTFYSLSDKLYTINNNTITFYKDGTPSNESELIVLTNLEGGLVFKPSNPAPNNVFKITVPNFSNTKLEVINASGVTVYPENTSLQWDGKDTNGGACASGTYRFNLKINGSVIYQGQVILKN; the protein is encoded by the coding sequence ATGTTAAATTTTCTGGTACTATCTGATTCATGCAAAAAGCAATCATTCTTTTTTTTAAGAATTATTTTTGCGAGTATTTTTTGGGCATTTACTGGATATTGCAATGCTGGTACTTTTACATGGAGAAATCCTTCTATTAGCAGTGAATGGGAAAATCCGCTAAACTGGTCGGGAAGTGTCGGGTCTACTGTACCCGTTGATGTAAATAATAAGGTAGCGTTTATTCCTACAGACGAAGTCATCATCGTATTATCTAATAATATTCCAGTTCTTAATTCAAATCAGACAGTTGGAGTATTCAGAGTTAACTCTGGAGGTTTAAGGATTAATAATGAGTTTAATTTGAATGTCTCTGGAAATTTGATCATAGCAGGAGGAACTTCTGTTTTAGGTATAGGAGGAACTATTACTGCAGGCAGCCAGGCCGTTCCAGTTTTGGTTTCCATAGGATATACCAGCGTTGAAACTACGATTGAATCTTTTTTGGACTTGAATGTAAATATACTTAATCTTTATAGGAATAGTTTTAAAGGTTTAGTAAAGATTAAACATCATGGAGGAATAGGTACTACTAATACAGGAGGAAATACATATTCAGAAGCAACTACTTTTGAATCTGCAGGATCGAGTCTTTTTAGAATAGCCAACACTAATATAACAGGCCTGACAGAAAGATTCGTCAAAGATTTAACAATAAAGATTACTTCAACTGGTGGAGGATTTGATACGTATACAGACATATGTTACTTTGATGGTAATCTAATTCTTGAAAACACCGCAAGTACTTTTGGTATAAGGTTTGGGACTGCTACAATTGCAAAAGGATTATCAAAATTAGCATCAGGTAAAGTAATATCTATACAAAATTTTTCAAAAGGATATTTAATGCTTGCCAATTTTAATCAGGAGGGGTCAACTTCTCAGACCTTAAGTCTGTCGGAAGAAGCTGGTATAATTCTGGGAGTAAATTCTGTCTATGATGGCATATTAGCATGCACAGCATCTGTAGTAAGGATAGATGGGGGAGTTTATAACTCTGATGTTAACATTATTAGTAAAAGTTCAGGTAATACAACCTCTACAGGTACTGCAAGGTTTAATGGAAGTTTTACCTTTGACAATCAAGGAACTGGTACATGTTATCTAAGCACAAATTCAGGAAATAACTATACTTATCGTGGAACTACTACTTTTATCAATTCCAATAAAGGTTACATTGAAGTATCAAATTACCCAGGTAGTATGTCAACTTTTTCAGGCTTGGCTAAATTTGAAAATAAGGGAACTGCTGGTGATATTAGGTTAGGAAATGCTGGAACTGTTGAATTAAATGGTGATGTAGAATTAAGAAGTTCTTCACCAGGAAATATTTTCATCGGGTACAATGGGACAATCAACCTTGAAAATAATGTAAAATTATTAGTTCCGGAAGATAGTTATATTTCGGGGGGACTATATCTGGGTAACGTCATACAGAAGGATGCTACAGACCAGGAAATTAAATTAACTGGAACAAGTAAATTTATATTTTACGGAAATGGTATTTATAAGGGGAAGATTGTTGTTGAAAGTCCCGATTTATATATTAATAATGGAACCTTTAATGGGATTGTGGAGCTGACTAAATCTGGAATATCATCTAATAACAGCAATGGTACCGTTGTTTTTGAATCAGATTTTTTACTAAATAATAAAGGTACTATAGGCATTGGATCTGTAAACACTGGTAACTATACATTCAAAGGCAATTGTACTTTCAATAATTTAGGTGCAGGCTCACTGTATATATCTCAATACGGCACATCAACTTTTAAACCTAAGGATGGAGAATCTAATAAATTAATAAGACTGTATAATGCTCAGTCTGGCAGTCTTAATTTAGGATTAAATGGTCCAGTTAATGTTGATGCTGATATAATGATTACAAATCTATCTTCAGGGTTTGTCTCTTTTGGTACTTATACCCCATCGGTTGTAAACCTTTCTACAGATTCTCATATTAACATAGAATCTTTTCCATCAGGGTATCTTTCTCTTAGCAGTTTAAAACAAATGGAAGAGGGAGTGTATCCTGATATAAACCTTTCTCTTCCAAGTGCCAGATTTTCTATTGGATCATCCGATATTAAAAGTAAACTGACTGTGGTTTGTAATAATATGAGTTACAGCCTTACACAATTTCATAATGTCACTACATTTACTGTTACTAATAACATATGTTGCAATGACAATATAAGTTACGGCGGGTCTGTTTTCGATAAAGATTATACATTAACTAATGCCGGAGGAAGAAATTTTTATTTAGGCTCTAATTCGGGGGATATTTATTATGGGAATGTAGTGTTTAATAAGAATGTTAGCACTGGTACGATTTTTCCGTCAAATAAGGGTATCTCTGAATATTATGGAAATGTAACGTACAATGTTTTATCTGGTAGTCCGGATTATTTTGGCTATCAGGGAGGAACTACAGTTTTTAAAGGTAGTAATCAGCAGGTAATATCAAGTAATTTTGGTACCCTTTCATTCTGGGGAGGAGTTAAGATTGATAAGGAAAATAACCATGTGACATTAAATACCATTTTGAATGTTGGCTGCCCTATAACCTTTGTTAAAGGGAATTTTATCACTACTCCCAATTTTTATTTCAGAATTAATAATCCAGTAAGTATTTCAGGCGCTTCCAATCAAAGCTATATTGATGGAAAAGTTAGAAGGTATGGAGCTGGTATTTTTACCTTTCCAGTTGGTAAAAACGGTAAATACAGACCTGTAACGATAAGTGATCCGGTAACGATTGTGTCCGATATTTATCTGGAGTATTTTAATGAGTCTCCAGTCGGTTCTACTTTTACTTCTCCACTAATGGATGTAAGTGAATGTGAATATTGGAATGTAAACACTATAACACCAATTGGAAATTACACACCCTACGCTATCTCCCTCGGCTGGGATGCAGATGCATGCACACCAATCAATCCGAATGTGATCTCTGTTGCCCGCTATGTATCAGGCGCCTGGAAAAGCGAAGGTAATAACAACGTTACAGCAAACTATGATATCGGAACAGTTACTTCCAATGCAGCAAATTTCTTAGGCAATTATAATTTTACCTTAGGTTATAGATCTAAAGCTTTTATCAATACTTACAATGTTAATGCAACAACCTACAAAGTAACGGCAGGGGCAGAGAAGTTTAAAGTGCCATACTTTACAAGTGGTTATAATGGAACGAATAACGGAGTTGTAAAAATTCACCCAGATTTAAATTCAACATCTGTCCTGGTAGATATAAATGAAGGAACTACAAATGCATCCTATAATCTCGAACTTCAAACAAATGCTTCATCTAATTTTACAAAAGTTTCAGGTAAGAAGAATGGGACATTCTATAGTTTATCAGATAAGCTCTATACAATAAATAACAATACAATTACTTTTTATAAAGATGGCACTCCATCAAATGAGTCAGAACTCATCGTCTTAACCAATCTTGAAGGAGGCCTTGTCTTTAAGCCTTCTAATCCAGCACCTAATAATGTATTTAAGATAACAGTACCAAACTTTAGTAACACAAAACTTGAAGTGATTAATGCCTCAGGAGTTACGGTATATCCTGAAAATACTTCTTTACAATGGGATGGGAAGGATACCAATGGAGGTGCGTGTGCAAGTGGTACCTATAGATTCAATCTTAAAATAAATGGCAGCGTAATTTACCAGGGACAAGTAATATTAAAAAATTAA
- a CDS encoding beta strand repeat-containing protein has translation MYNLNRLSFICNSKKLTFRIVTLLFLLTVWTGAYADSFTWKANSVNKDWENPANWNATNPINAQVPVDANNKVVFRSTDNITIVTSTNNNAPELNSNQTIGTFTVTLGILTINGGFSLNVTSTVSISGGATINGQGQLNINQASSLGTTIGSDESGATINCSVNAIVGALILKKSTFGSNTSTYFKITTGGANYGIGGNEFNGVTTFEAAGPTGLRLSDLGEDKFNNDLTLISTTGLIYVSYNFNTKYYGNIVVKSSGSGIYFGNNVTKTPTSELVSSKTITAQGFTAGTLTLNNFIQSGTTTPQIITLGGTTSTLVFISTPLNSNPQTIFESDITVSAPTITLSGGWFKKEATFNIAGGTGSTGGNRYDGVTKFNYTGASSNSNFSLDGDHYYGKVTFINSGLGTLRIGNIGTVNFESDVKFENILTGSIVLANTATSIVNFNSSEAKVVFVNGASGAYIFMSYDGITNFYSDVEVNSLTNSSIYSANNGTVNLKAETTIKVGDVGFTNGTLLLRNFKQLGGTEQVLSFNSSGSAILNLNRGCDFSGNLTVIVPKLFLQGGTFQKVTDFTMCSNDEPASNLNSTNLEPINFVGDSYIRNTGKSHLNLGCGAPLMTFGANTSFFISGTGSINICYLPNSSTLFAAADKKLSVNISSVNHAAAGSLTLGTNGIVTINSNVELYNNAIAGITFGGSATGSAINGTITTTENTFSYGNLFFRNIVQMGESPQNLILGESTVAAFNSGTVFNGILNVKASHVQLNGGTFNGVSTFEKTGNSNTASGGSNLFKDVTFINRGQGYFLMGNTSADYYSGNVTYENTSSGGFYVSWSGNNYFDGNIQCKNSGSGAVSFGGTGTSFLKEGKIISASAFTSGSLVFNNFIQKGNTLQNLELTGSSVVSFNKSTFNGEVICLTPRLSVTGSVFEMLFTGIKTGNFNDTWTGGNNFKLGLTFTNNSTGSVTLANTNGDIYGGDVILNKNSSGGIVPSKNGVNEYYGSITYDVGVSGSVPDIFGYGGTGITVFKGNNSQTVSSNYGTLAFWNGVKIDKESNHVTLNTIFQTSCPITFVKGNFVTTPNFYFRINNPVTISGASYQSFIDGKIRRYGAGVFTFPVGKNGKYRPVTISDPVTVVSDIYLEYFNESPSGSTFTSPLMDVSECEYWNINTITPIGNYTPYAISLGWDSDACTPINPNVISVARYVSGAWKSEGNNNVTANYDIGTVTSNVANFLGNYNFTLGYRSKAFINTYNVNSAIYKVTAGAEKFKIPYFTSGFNGTNNGVVKIHPDLNSTSVLVDIDEGTTNASYNLKLETNGTSNFTKVSGKKNGTFYSLSDKLYTINNNTITFYKDGTPSNESELIVLTNLEGGLVFKPSNPAPNNVFKITVPNFSNTKLEVINASGTTVYPESTLLQWDGKDTNGDACVNGTYRFNININGTVVYQGQLILKRM, from the coding sequence ATGTATAATTTAAATAGATTAAGTTTTATTTGTAATAGTAAGAAATTAACTTTCAGAATTGTTACACTTTTATTTTTATTAACTGTATGGACTGGCGCTTATGCTGATTCATTTACATGGAAGGCTAATTCAGTCAATAAGGACTGGGAAAATCCTGCCAATTGGAATGCAACAAATCCCATCAATGCACAAGTTCCTGTAGATGCAAATAATAAGGTTGTTTTTAGATCTACTGATAATATTACAATTGTTACTTCTACCAATAATAATGCTCCTGAATTAAATTCCAATCAGACAATAGGAACATTTACAGTTACTTTGGGAATTCTGACAATAAATGGAGGATTTTCCTTGAATGTCACAAGCACAGTTAGTATATCCGGAGGAGCTACAATTAATGGTCAGGGGCAGTTGAATATTAACCAGGCTTCATCTTTAGGGACAACGATAGGTAGTGATGAATCAGGAGCAACTATAAATTGTTCGGTTAATGCAATAGTCGGTGCACTTATTTTGAAAAAAAGTACCTTTGGAAGTAATACTTCAACCTATTTTAAAATAACAACAGGAGGAGCAAATTATGGAATTGGAGGAAATGAATTTAATGGAGTTACAACCTTTGAAGCAGCAGGACCTACAGGATTGCGACTATCCGATTTAGGGGAAGATAAGTTTAACAATGATTTAACTTTAATATCTACAACCGGATTAATATATGTTTCCTATAACTTTAATACCAAGTATTATGGAAATATAGTTGTTAAGTCGTCTGGTTCAGGAATATATTTTGGTAATAATGTAACCAAGACTCCAACTTCTGAGTTGGTTAGTTCTAAAACTATTACTGCTCAAGGTTTTACTGCTGGTACCCTTACATTGAATAACTTTATCCAGTCAGGTACGACAACTCCACAAATTATTACTTTGGGCGGAACAACTTCAACTTTAGTATTTATATCTACACCATTGAATTCAAATCCACAGACCATATTTGAATCGGATATAACTGTTAGTGCACCCACTATTACTCTATCTGGGGGATGGTTTAAAAAAGAGGCTACATTTAATATTGCAGGTGGCACGGGATCAACCGGAGGTAATCGATATGATGGAGTTACCAAATTTAATTATACAGGAGCGTCATCAAACTCAAATTTTTCTCTCGATGGAGATCATTATTATGGCAAAGTAACTTTTATAAATTCAGGATTAGGTACTCTCCGCATTGGTAATATTGGGACTGTGAATTTTGAGAGTGATGTTAAATTTGAAAATATATTAACGGGCTCTATTGTCTTGGCTAATACAGCAACTTCCATTGTAAATTTTAATTCCTCTGAAGCAAAAGTAGTGTTTGTTAATGGAGCTTCTGGAGCTTACATATTTATGAGTTATGATGGGATAACTAATTTTTACTCTGATGTGGAAGTGAATTCGCTAACAAATTCCTCGATTTATTCAGCTAATAATGGTACAGTTAATTTAAAAGCAGAAACAACAATAAAAGTCGGAGATGTTGGTTTCACAAATGGGACATTGCTTTTAAGAAATTTTAAACAACTTGGAGGTACTGAACAAGTTTTAAGCTTTAATTCTAGTGGTTCAGCCATTTTGAATTTGAATAGAGGGTGCGATTTTTCAGGCAATCTAACTGTTATAGTCCCTAAATTATTCCTCCAGGGAGGTACATTTCAAAAAGTTACAGATTTTACTATGTGCTCAAATGATGAACCGGCTTCAAATCTGAACAGTACAAATCTAGAACCTATTAATTTTGTTGGTGATTCTTATATCAGAAATACAGGTAAGTCTCATTTGAATCTGGGATGCGGTGCTCCTCTTATGACATTTGGTGCAAATACAAGCTTCTTCATTTCAGGTACAGGGAGTATTAATATTTGTTACCTCCCTAATAGCTCGACCTTATTTGCTGCAGCAGATAAAAAATTGTCAGTCAATATATCTTCGGTAAATCATGCGGCTGCAGGTAGTTTGACGTTAGGTACAAATGGGATTGTAACTATAAATTCAAATGTAGAATTATACAATAATGCCATTGCCGGAATTACATTTGGAGGTTCTGCTACAGGCAGTGCCATTAATGGAACGATAACAACTACTGAGAATACATTTTCATATGGAAACTTATTTTTTAGGAATATCGTCCAGATGGGCGAGTCTCCTCAAAATTTAATTCTGGGTGAAAGTACAGTAGCTGCTTTTAATTCAGGAACTGTATTTAATGGAATCTTGAATGTGAAGGCATCCCATGTTCAGCTGAATGGTGGTACTTTCAATGGAGTCTCAACTTTTGAAAAGACAGGAAATTCTAATACAGCTTCTGGCGGATCTAATTTATTTAAGGATGTAACATTTATAAATAGAGGACAAGGATACTTTCTTATGGGAAATACAAGTGCTGACTATTATAGTGGGAACGTAACTTATGAAAATACTTCCTCTGGTGGATTTTATGTTTCGTGGTCAGGGAATAATTATTTTGACGGAAATATTCAATGTAAAAATTCCGGTTCTGGCGCTGTTAGCTTTGGAGGTACAGGAACTTCTTTTTTGAAGGAAGGTAAGATTATATCTGCATCAGCCTTTACTTCAGGATCTCTAGTGTTCAATAACTTCATTCAAAAGGGCAATACCCTTCAAAACCTTGAATTGACGGGCTCTTCTGTAGTAAGCTTTAACAAAAGTACTTTTAATGGTGAGGTTATCTGTCTTACTCCAAGGTTATCCGTAACAGGATCAGTATTTGAAATGCTGTTTACTGGAATTAAAACTGGTAATTTTAATGATACATGGACAGGTGGTAATAATTTCAAACTGGGTTTAACTTTTACAAACAATTCTACAGGATCTGTCACTTTAGCCAATACCAATGGCGACATATATGGAGGGGATGTAATACTAAACAAAAATAGTAGCGGAGGAATAGTTCCATCAAAAAATGGAGTGAATGAATATTATGGCAGTATTACTTATGATGTTGGCGTATCAGGCAGCGTTCCGGATATATTTGGCTATGGAGGTACTGGTATCACTGTATTTAAAGGAAACAATTCTCAGACTGTATCAAGTAACTATGGTACCCTTGCTTTTTGGAATGGTGTTAAAATAGATAAAGAATCTAATCATGTGACTCTAAATACCATTTTTCAGACAAGTTGTCCTATCACCTTTGTTAAAGGAAATTTTGTCACAACCCCCAATTTTTACTTCAGAATTAATAATCCTGTTACAATTTCAGGAGCATCTTATCAAAGTTTTATTGATGGAAAGATAAGACGATATGGGGCAGGAGTTTTTACTTTTCCTGTCGGTAAAAACGGTAAATACAGACCTGTAACGATAAGTGATCCTGTTACCGTTGTTTCCGATATTTATCTGGAATATTTCAATGAATCTCCATCTGGCTCAACATTCACTTCCCCTTTGATGGATGTGAGCGAATGTGAATACTGGAATATAAATACTATAACACCAATCGGAAATTACACACCCTACGCTATCTCCCTCGGCTGGGACTCAGATGCATGCACACCAATTAATCCGAATGTGATCTCTGTTGCTCGCTATGTATCAGGTGCCTGGAAGAGCGAAGGCAATAACAACGTTACAGCTAATTATGATATCGGAACAGTTACTTCCAATGTAGCAAATTTCTTAGGCAATTATAATTTTACCTTAGGCTATAGATCTAAAGCTTTCATAAACACTTACAACGTTAACTCAGCAATCTATAAAGTAACAGCGGGAGCAGAGAAGTTTAAAATCCCATACTTTACTAGTGGTTTTAACGGAACCAATAACGGAGTTGTAAAAATTCATCCTGATTTAAATTCAACATCTGTCCTGGTAGATATAGATGAAGGAACTACGAATGCTTCTTATAATCTCAAACTTGAAACGAATGGTACATCTAATTTTACTAAAGTTTCAGGTAAGAAGAATGGGACGTTCTATAGTTTATCAGATAAACTTTATACCATAAATAACAATACAATTACCTTTTATAAGGATGGTACCCCATCAAATGAGTCTGAACTCATCGTCTTAACCAATCTTGAAGGAGGCCTTGTCTTTAAGCCTTCTAATCCAGCTCCTAATAATGTCTTTAAGATAACAGTACCAAACTTCAGTAATACCAAACTTGAAGTGATTAATGCTTCAGGAACTACTGTATATCCTGAAAGTACCCTTCTTCAATGGGATGGAAAGGATACCAATGGAGATGCCTGTGTCAATGGTACTTACAGGTTCAATATTAATATAAATGGCACTGTTGTTTATCAGGGACAGTTGATTCTTAAAAGGATGTAA